From a region of the Streptomyces venezuelae genome:
- a CDS encoding PP2C family protein-serine/threonine phosphatase produces MRGHRSEQPDNVQELLVALGQLVDQALDRIEYQRARVELAVALQRHMLPPGLPQLPGLSLAARYAPSRGGLEVGGDWYDAFVMHDGSLGLTVGDVQGHDVEAIAFMGQVRTSLRALAQTTSDTREVLGRANDLLIGMGCGLFATCCFLRFDPVSRDMSVSRAGHVPMVWATADGRHGIALDRGGPPLGIVSGERYPVTHRRLTEAGVLVLLTDGVVEGPQYPMEAGLAEVARLVRAGFDADPDVLASAVVKVADLTGHRDDAAVLVVRYDGPRAPG; encoded by the coding sequence ATGCGCGGACACCGTTCCGAGCAGCCCGACAACGTGCAGGAACTGCTCGTCGCCCTCGGGCAGCTCGTCGATCAGGCCCTGGACCGGATCGAGTACCAGCGGGCCAGGGTGGAGCTGGCCGTGGCCCTGCAGCGCCACATGCTGCCACCCGGACTGCCGCAGCTGCCCGGACTGAGCCTGGCCGCCAGGTACGCGCCCTCCCGGGGCGGTCTGGAGGTGGGCGGCGACTGGTACGACGCCTTCGTCATGCACGACGGGTCACTGGGCCTCACGGTCGGCGACGTCCAGGGCCACGACGTGGAGGCCATCGCCTTCATGGGACAGGTGCGCACCAGCCTGCGCGCCCTCGCCCAGACGACGAGCGACACCCGGGAAGTACTGGGCCGCGCCAACGACCTGCTGATCGGCATGGGGTGCGGCCTCTTCGCGACGTGCTGTTTCCTCCGTTTCGACCCGGTCAGCCGTGACATGAGCGTCTCCAGGGCCGGCCACGTACCGATGGTCTGGGCCACCGCCGACGGCCGGCACGGCATCGCCCTCGACCGCGGCGGGCCCCCGCTCGGCATCGTCTCGGGTGAGCGGTACCCGGTGACCCACCGGCGTCTCACCGAGGCGGGAGTGCTCGTCCTGCTCACCGACGGAGTGGTGGAAGGCCCGCAGTACCCGATGGAGGCCGGTCTGGCCGAGGTGGCCAGACTGGTGCGCGCCGGGTTCGACGCCGATCCCGACGTACTGGCCTCCGCCGTCGTCAAGGTGGCCGACCTGACGGGACACCGCGACGACGCCGCGGTCCTCGTCGTCCGCTACGACGGCCCCCGGGCGCCGGGCTGA
- a CDS encoding excalibur calcium-binding domain-containing protein, whose amino-acid sequence MDGARNTSLAVAGVITAIALTACSGDPAPPEHRFDVAPYVNQGHVVDCGAFKAQADAQAVLRADALDPNGLDRDGDGIACPDLPGPTDRKPVHRDFMTDVDGAPIIEPVKPPST is encoded by the coding sequence ATGGACGGGGCTCGGAACACCTCCCTCGCGGTGGCCGGTGTGATCACGGCGATCGCGCTGACCGCCTGCTCCGGTGACCCCGCACCCCCGGAGCACCGGTTCGACGTCGCTCCGTACGTGAACCAGGGACACGTGGTCGACTGCGGAGCGTTCAAGGCCCAGGCGGACGCGCAGGCGGTGCTGCGGGCGGACGCACTCGACCCCAACGGACTCGACCGGGACGGCGACGGCATCGCGTGCCCGGACCTCCCCGGGCCCACGGACAGGAAGCCGGTCCACCGCGACTTCATGACCGACGTGGACGGCGCGCCGATCATCGAGCCGGTCAAGCCGCCGTCCACGTAG
- a CDS encoding DHA2 family efflux MFS transporter permease subunit — MSAPHETPTLPAARVTAVLRILVLSTFVVLLNETIMVNAIPRLMREFEVTAAAAGWLSTAFMLTMAVVIPVTGWFLQRVTTRTAFGLAMALFLAGTALAAAAPAFPVLLGARVIQAGGTAVMMPLLMTTLMTLVPPHDRGRVMGNITLVISVAPALGPAVSGVLLQLGSWRLLFLAVLPIAGAMAVFGRRNLINIGEPQAAPIDWMSVPLAAAGFGALVYGLSGLGAENAAQAAVPPEATTVAGAVLVGLFVWRQLALQRSSTPLLDLRALTFRHFSVALGLMCLSFMALMGAFILLPIYLQEVCGLTSLQTGLLLIPGGLTMGLLGPQVGKLYDRLGAPRLVVPGAALTALCLGLFALTGEQTSPWLVLALHVALSAGMAFVFTPVFTSGLSVLPPHLYPHGSAILGSLQQVAAAAGTALVISVMSGHAATAAAEGADATGALATGIRWGFGIGAGLGVLAVLVALLIRTPPAPPQPDAAQPQDEDGTTTHETAHTPT; from the coding sequence ATGTCCGCACCACACGAAACCCCCACCCTCCCGGCCGCCCGCGTCACCGCCGTGCTGCGGATCCTCGTGCTGTCCACGTTCGTCGTCCTCCTCAACGAGACGATCATGGTCAATGCGATTCCGCGGCTCATGCGCGAATTCGAGGTCACCGCAGCCGCCGCAGGGTGGCTGTCCACGGCATTCATGCTCACCATGGCGGTCGTCATCCCGGTGACGGGGTGGTTCCTGCAGCGGGTCACGACCCGAACCGCCTTCGGCCTCGCCATGGCACTGTTCCTCGCCGGCACGGCCCTGGCCGCGGCCGCGCCCGCCTTCCCCGTACTGCTGGGCGCCCGCGTCATCCAGGCCGGCGGCACCGCCGTCATGATGCCGCTGCTCATGACGACGCTGATGACCCTCGTGCCCCCGCACGACCGCGGCCGCGTCATGGGCAACATCACCCTCGTCATCTCCGTCGCACCCGCCCTCGGCCCCGCGGTCTCCGGCGTGCTGCTGCAGCTGGGGTCGTGGCGCCTGCTGTTCCTGGCCGTGCTTCCCATCGCCGGAGCCATGGCCGTGTTCGGCCGGCGCAACCTGATCAACATCGGCGAGCCGCAGGCCGCCCCGATCGACTGGATGTCCGTCCCCCTGGCCGCGGCGGGCTTCGGCGCCCTGGTCTACGGCCTGAGCGGGCTCGGTGCCGAGAACGCCGCCCAGGCCGCCGTGCCCCCGGAGGCCACCACGGTGGCCGGCGCCGTGCTCGTAGGACTCTTCGTATGGCGACAGCTGGCCCTGCAGCGCTCCTCCACCCCGCTGCTGGACCTGCGTGCCCTGACCTTCCGGCACTTCTCCGTGGCGCTGGGCCTGATGTGCCTGTCGTTCATGGCCCTCATGGGTGCGTTCATCCTGCTGCCGATCTACCTGCAGGAGGTGTGCGGCCTGACCTCACTGCAGACCGGGCTGCTCCTCATCCCCGGAGGCCTGACCATGGGCCTGCTCGGACCGCAGGTCGGCAAGCTCTACGACCGACTCGGCGCACCACGCCTGGTCGTACCGGGAGCCGCACTCACGGCGCTGTGCCTCGGGCTGTTCGCCCTCACCGGGGAACAGACCTCGCCGTGGCTGGTGCTCGCCCTGCACGTCGCCCTGAGCGCGGGCATGGCGTTCGTCTTCACCCCCGTCTTCACCTCCGGTCTGTCCGTACTGCCGCCGCACCTCTACCCCCACGGCTCCGCCATCCTGGGCTCGCTCCAGCAGGTCGCGGCCGCCGCCGGCACGGCCCTGGTCATCAGCGTCATGTCGGGACACGCCGCCACGGCGGCAGCCGAGGGCGCGGACGCCACCGGCGCCCTCGCCACGGGCATCCGGTGGGGATTCGGCATCGGCGCCGGGCTCGGCGTCCTGGCCGTACTGGTCGCACTGCTGATCCGCACCCCGCCGGCTCCGCCACAGCCCGATGCGGCGCAGCCCCAGGACGAGGACGGCACCACGACGCACGAAACCGCCCACACTCCCACCTGA
- a CDS encoding FKBP-type peptidyl-prolyl cis-trans isomerase — MSELTRPEVDVPKGDAPTELTIRDLVVGDGAEVKPGMVVKVHYVGVTFESGKEFDASWDRGEPFKFALGSGRVIKGWDRGVKGMRVGGRREIVVPPRLGYGNQSPSPLIPAGSTLVFVVDLVDSYSATGGWSSAK; from the coding sequence ATGAGCGAACTGACGAGGCCCGAGGTCGACGTTCCGAAGGGTGACGCTCCCACCGAGCTGACCATCCGGGACCTGGTCGTCGGGGACGGGGCCGAAGTGAAGCCGGGGATGGTGGTCAAAGTCCACTATGTCGGGGTCACCTTCGAGTCCGGGAAGGAGTTCGACGCCTCCTGGGACCGGGGCGAGCCGTTCAAGTTCGCCCTCGGCAGTGGCAGGGTCATCAAGGGCTGGGACCGGGGGGTGAAGGGGATGAGGGTCGGCGGTCGACGCGAGATCGTCGTTCCCCCGCGTCTCGGCTACGGCAACCAGTCGCCCTCGCCGTTGATCCCGGCGGGCTCGACCCTGGTCTTCGTGGTGGACCTGGTGGACTCGTACTCCGCCACCGGCGGGTGGAGCAGCGCCAAGTGA
- a CDS encoding DUF6153 family protein, whose translation MDQQGARAMTPLVLRSYLLLVLAVLVGLVAMHGLGPGGIVAASAAAPGCTGTHGTAGAHGEPAVGEHATRHAPAVRADEPADDGSGGHSQHADATCAAAGTAGAPVLPAPAAAPSGVAAVPVLGPGTGTNGAAGGRAPPSLSELQLLRI comes from the coding sequence ATGGATCAGCAGGGGGCTCGCGCGATGACGCCCCTCGTGCTGCGCTCCTACCTCCTGCTGGTCCTGGCCGTGCTGGTGGGCCTCGTGGCCATGCACGGCCTGGGGCCGGGCGGAATCGTCGCGGCTTCCGCCGCCGCACCCGGGTGCACGGGCACCCACGGGACGGCCGGCGCGCACGGTGAGCCTGCCGTCGGCGAGCACGCGACGCGGCACGCCCCCGCCGTGCGGGCCGACGAGCCGGCCGACGACGGGAGTGGCGGGCACAGCCAGCACGCGGATGCGACCTGTGCCGCCGCGGGTACGGCGGGCGCCCCGGTCCTGCCCGCTCCGGCCGCCGCCCCCAGTGGCGTCGCGGCCGTGCCGGTCCTCGGCCCCGGGACCGGCACGAACGGTGCGGCCGGCGGTCGCGCGCCGCCGTCACTGAGCGAATTGCAGCTCCTGCGCATATAG
- a CDS encoding alpha/beta fold hydrolase, translating into MPLHPAPRRRPTARRLLAAPAGVVTGLLVTGLLTASAQAQSRTDTSPGPDAPTGTVARTVGDARFEPGPCPRTPEPIQALDKARCGTLTVPENRAAPNGRTIELGVAIVPAASDHPKPDPIVWLAGGPGDDAVGEAKMAIDGGLNRDRDVIFMSQRGTYSADPDLLCPNIDEFNARAVGLVSGAPSTERLHVEATKACRDRLAARGIDLAAYNDTESAADYEDLRKALDIEQWNLFGISYGTHLALVYMRLHPEGLRSVGIDGILPPSRSGSAGTWSSARQGFDGLFKACAEQPACNKRYPNLSATFDRLVRELEAKPVTTTVTLPGSDKPVKVVLDGGALVNWMTSATHVAPQVPAALDELAHGKPQRIAQQWAGGKLSPQAVGRVAHGLVYGVFCSEWTPYESQEEALRGGQQAFPSFPRTVQAEAPQLGFLRPDCAAWNVPPASPSIRDVTRGDIPTLALSGGFDSQTGADNGPYVARTLDKAKVVTVPYEPHVVFATSECAQEITVSFFDDPAAPNTECLKTLRAPEFEIGP; encoded by the coding sequence ATGCCACTGCACCCCGCGCCCCGTCGGCGCCCCACCGCACGACGGCTCCTGGCCGCACCGGCCGGCGTGGTGACCGGTCTCCTCGTCACCGGCCTCCTCACGGCGTCCGCTCAGGCGCAGTCCCGCACCGACACCAGCCCCGGCCCCGACGCGCCGACCGGCACGGTCGCCCGCACGGTGGGCGACGCCCGCTTCGAACCGGGCCCCTGTCCCAGGACGCCGGAACCGATCCAGGCCCTCGACAAGGCCCGCTGCGGAACCCTCACCGTGCCCGAGAACCGCGCCGCCCCGAACGGCCGGACGATCGAACTCGGTGTCGCGATCGTGCCCGCCGCGAGCGACCACCCGAAACCCGACCCCATCGTGTGGCTCGCGGGCGGCCCCGGCGACGACGCCGTGGGCGAGGCGAAGATGGCGATCGACGGCGGCCTGAACCGTGACCGCGACGTCATCTTCATGTCCCAGCGCGGTACGTACTCGGCCGACCCCGATCTCCTCTGCCCCAACATCGACGAGTTCAACGCACGCGCCGTCGGACTCGTCTCCGGCGCCCCGTCCACCGAACGCCTGCACGTCGAGGCCACGAAGGCCTGCCGCGACCGGCTCGCGGCCCGCGGGATCGACCTCGCCGCCTACAACGACACCGAGAGCGCCGCCGACTACGAGGACCTGCGCAAGGCGCTGGACATCGAGCAGTGGAACCTGTTCGGGATCTCCTACGGCACCCACCTGGCACTGGTCTACATGCGCCTGCACCCCGAGGGCCTGCGCTCCGTGGGCATCGACGGCATACTGCCGCCCTCCAGGTCCGGTTCGGCGGGGACCTGGAGCAGCGCCCGGCAGGGCTTCGACGGCCTGTTCAAGGCCTGCGCGGAGCAGCCGGCCTGCAACAAGCGCTATCCGAACCTGTCGGCCACCTTCGACCGGCTCGTCCGCGAACTCGAAGCCAAGCCGGTCACCACCACCGTCACCCTCCCCGGCAGCGACAAGCCGGTGAAGGTGGTCCTGGACGGCGGAGCCCTGGTGAACTGGATGACCTCCGCCACCCACGTGGCCCCCCAGGTCCCGGCCGCGCTCGACGAGCTCGCACACGGCAAGCCGCAGCGGATCGCCCAGCAGTGGGCGGGCGGCAAGCTCAGCCCCCAGGCCGTCGGACGGGTGGCGCACGGCCTGGTCTACGGCGTCTTCTGCAGCGAGTGGACCCCGTACGAGAGCCAGGAGGAGGCGCTGCGGGGCGGACAGCAGGCCTTCCCGTCCTTCCCCCGCACGGTACAGGCCGAAGCCCCGCAGCTCGGCTTCCTCCGCCCGGACTGCGCCGCCTGGAACGTTCCCCCGGCGTCGCCCTCGATCCGGGACGTCACCCGAGGCGACATCCCGACCCTCGCCCTGTCGGGCGGGTTCGACTCCCAGACCGGAGCGGACAACGGGCCGTACGTCGCCCGGACGCTGGACAAGGCCAAGGTCGTCACGGTCCCCTACGAGCCGCACGTGGTGTTCGCCACCTCCGAGTGCGCCCAGGAGATCACCGTCTCCTTCTTCGACGACCCCGCCGCGCCGAACACCGAATGCCTGAAGACCCTCCGGGCGCCCGAGTTCGAGATCGGGCCCTGA
- a CDS encoding type IV pilus twitching motility protein PilT, with product MSEHATPEGTKSGPSPAIIDHLLGELWKRGGSDLLLTAGSAPFLRVDGALRPVEGSALTEPEADRLVTGVLGKDLTERFRAEKQVDFAFTWGEKARLRGNAFVQRGASALALRIIPFDVPSAEQLGLPPVVIGWAGMPRGFVLVTGPTGSGKSTSLAALLDHVNTHRPAHILTIEDPIEYLHQHKRSAVSQREVGTDTDSFPAALRSALREDPDVLLLGEMRDPESISAALTIAETGHLVFATLHTNDTSQTLDRIVDVFPAEQQPQIRLQLAHTLVGILNQTLIPRTGGGRVAAFEVLVGTAAIRNLIREGKTRQLRNMISTGHRDGMHTLEAGINALLAAGAITYEEAVRHTAHPEDIQRPGIPAARA from the coding sequence TTGAGCGAGCACGCCACCCCGGAGGGCACCAAGTCCGGGCCGAGTCCCGCGATCATCGATCACCTGCTCGGTGAGCTGTGGAAACGCGGCGGCAGCGATCTGCTGCTCACCGCCGGATCGGCGCCCTTCCTCCGCGTGGACGGCGCCCTGCGACCGGTCGAAGGGAGCGCGCTGACCGAGCCGGAGGCCGACCGCCTGGTGACCGGCGTGCTGGGCAAGGACCTCACGGAACGGTTCCGCGCCGAGAAGCAGGTCGACTTCGCGTTCACCTGGGGGGAGAAGGCCCGCTTGCGCGGGAACGCCTTCGTGCAGCGCGGCGCGTCGGCGCTGGCGCTGCGGATCATCCCGTTCGACGTGCCGTCGGCCGAGCAGCTCGGGCTCCCCCCGGTCGTCATCGGGTGGGCGGGCATGCCACGCGGGTTCGTACTGGTCACGGGCCCGACCGGATCGGGGAAGTCGACCAGCCTGGCGGCGCTCCTCGACCACGTCAACACGCACCGGCCGGCGCACATCCTCACCATCGAGGACCCGATCGAGTACCTGCACCAGCACAAACGCTCGGCGGTCAGCCAGCGCGAGGTCGGCACCGACACCGACTCCTTCCCCGCCGCACTGCGCTCGGCCCTGCGTGAGGATCCCGACGTCCTGCTCCTCGGCGAGATGCGCGACCCGGAGAGCATCTCCGCGGCCCTGACGATCGCCGAGACCGGGCACCTGGTCTTCGCCACCCTCCACACCAACGACACGTCGCAGACCCTGGACCGCATCGTCGACGTGTTCCCGGCCGAGCAACAGCCACAGATCCGGCTGCAACTGGCGCACACCCTGGTCGGCATTCTCAACCAGACGCTCATCCCCCGGACCGGCGGCGGCCGGGTCGCCGCCTTCGAAGTACTGGTGGGCACGGCGGCGATCCGCAACCTGATCCGCGAGGGCAAGACCCGCCAGCTCCGCAACATGATCTCGACCGGCCACCGGGACGGCATGCACACGCTGGAGGCCGGCATCAACGCCCTCCTCGCGGCAGGCGCCATCACCTACGAGGAGGCCGTGCGGCACACGGCCCACCCGGAGGACATCCAGCGGCCCGGCATCCCGGCCGCCCGCGCCTGA
- a CDS encoding MASE1 domain-containing protein: MGSTEKGRLGSTVLRILAVAAVYYGAARIGLLEQLVRDQVTPLWPPTGVALAALLVMGLRVWPGIALGAFLVNVSLGPSLLSVLVITAGNTLAPVCACLMLRRAGFRNELDRLRDVLALVFLGALAGMSISSTIGSGILVLSGALEAGDFWPTWSVWWTGDAMGILVVTPFLLVLRKARWPSGAGPARWFEAVALAVGTVLVTLLATRTRDSNLLFLVSPFLIWAAFRFRLAGAAPCALAVVTLAVLAADGDRGPFVGGDVFANMVTLQAFNGTTALTALLIAAVITERDRTHEEIKQLCERLGEVVARMEPRPTSYRHPPDDHPPP, translated from the coding sequence GTGGGCAGCACGGAGAAGGGTCGTCTCGGGTCCACCGTGCTGCGCATCCTCGCCGTCGCCGCCGTCTACTACGGTGCCGCGCGGATCGGCCTCCTCGAACAGCTGGTACGTGACCAGGTCACCCCGCTGTGGCCGCCGACGGGCGTCGCACTGGCCGCCCTGCTCGTGATGGGGCTGCGCGTCTGGCCGGGCATCGCGCTCGGCGCTTTCCTGGTCAACGTGTCCCTCGGGCCGTCGCTGCTCTCCGTACTGGTCATCACCGCGGGCAACACCCTCGCGCCGGTCTGCGCCTGCCTGATGCTGCGCAGGGCCGGGTTCAGGAACGAGCTGGACCGCCTGCGGGACGTACTGGCCCTGGTCTTCCTCGGCGCGCTCGCCGGGATGTCGATCAGTTCGACCATCGGCAGCGGGATACTCGTGCTCTCCGGAGCCCTGGAAGCGGGCGACTTCTGGCCGACCTGGTCGGTGTGGTGGACCGGTGACGCGATGGGGATCCTCGTCGTGACGCCCTTCCTGCTCGTGCTGCGCAAGGCCCGGTGGCCTTCGGGGGCCGGACCCGCACGGTGGTTCGAGGCCGTGGCGCTGGCCGTCGGTACGGTCCTCGTCACGCTCCTGGCGACGCGCACGCGCGACTCGAACCTGCTCTTCCTCGTCTCGCCGTTCCTGATCTGGGCGGCGTTCCGCTTCCGGCTGGCCGGCGCGGCGCCGTGTGCGCTCGCCGTGGTGACGCTGGCGGTGCTGGCCGCCGACGGCGACAGAGGCCCGTTCGTGGGCGGCGACGTGTTCGCGAACATGGTGACGCTCCAGGCCTTCAACGGCACGACCGCGCTGACGGCCCTCCTCATCGCGGCCGTCATCACCGAACGCGACAGGACGCACGAGGAGATCAAGCAGCTCTGCGAGCGGCTCGGGGAGGTGGTGGCCCGGATGGAGCCCCGCCCCACGTCGTACCGGCACCCGCCCGATGACCATCCGCCGCCCTGA
- a CDS encoding DUF5685 family protein yields MFGIIRPCRHRLGEGLRTEWMAHLCGLCLALRSEYGQFARVATNYDGLIVSVLTEAQSERTGDWRRGAGPCPLRGMRSADVAQGEGARLAATVSLVLAAAKMRDHAADGDGLVGRRPVAVAARRIARNWDRAGVAGGERLGFDTALLLAAVERQPDIERSTGPGGSLLTVTEPSETATAAAFSYTAVLTDRPDNAEPLAEAGRLFGRLAHLLDAVEDLDADQASGAWNPIAVTGADRAEVRRLCDDAVHGIRLALSDAVFVDGRLVQALLGGELERAVDRVFDPRHRHHQHRRQVPGLRIVPWLGRRTETETPSGTGTGAACGAGQLAGAAPEGGMMSAGRSPDGECPRCREWRRLCGTCRLCTRCCRCNDDSGQDDGESWQFGDGNRGGGSNRDGSGGDGWFGGQGGGPSGGSSGGSGGGHGSGGSGGSGGGSGDGCGGGGGCCNPCKCCCDCCD; encoded by the coding sequence GTGTTCGGAATCATCAGACCATGCCGTCATCGCCTGGGCGAGGGCTTGCGCACCGAGTGGATGGCGCATCTGTGCGGTCTGTGCCTCGCTCTGCGCAGCGAGTACGGGCAGTTCGCGAGGGTGGCCACCAACTACGACGGCCTGATCGTCTCGGTGTTGACCGAAGCGCAGTCGGAGCGCACCGGGGACTGGCGGCGGGGTGCCGGACCGTGCCCGCTGCGCGGTATGCGCTCGGCGGACGTGGCGCAGGGTGAGGGTGCGCGGCTGGCGGCGACCGTGTCGCTGGTGCTCGCCGCGGCGAAGATGCGTGACCATGCGGCCGATGGCGACGGCCTGGTGGGGCGCCGCCCGGTGGCGGTGGCGGCCCGCAGGATCGCCCGCAACTGGGACCGTGCGGGCGTCGCAGGCGGCGAACGACTCGGCTTCGACACCGCGCTGCTGCTGGCGGCGGTCGAGCGCCAGCCGGACATCGAGCGGTCGACCGGCCCCGGTGGCTCGCTGCTGACGGTCACGGAGCCCTCGGAGACGGCGACCGCGGCCGCCTTCTCGTACACGGCAGTGCTCACGGACCGCCCGGACAACGCCGAACCGCTGGCGGAAGCCGGCCGTCTGTTCGGCCGGCTGGCACATCTGCTGGACGCGGTGGAGGACCTGGACGCGGACCAGGCGTCCGGCGCGTGGAATCCGATCGCCGTGACGGGCGCGGACCGCGCCGAGGTGCGCCGGCTCTGCGACGACGCCGTCCACGGCATCCGACTCGCCCTGTCCGACGCCGTGTTCGTCGACGGCCGGCTGGTGCAGGCGCTGCTGGGCGGCGAGTTGGAGCGTGCCGTCGATCGGGTCTTCGACCCGCGTCACCGGCACCATCAGCACCGCCGCCAGGTGCCCGGCCTGCGCATTGTGCCCTGGCTGGGACGCCGGACGGAGACGGAAACGCCCTCCGGGACCGGGACGGGCGCGGCCTGTGGCGCAGGCCAGCTCGCGGGCGCCGCCCCTGAGGGCGGGATGATGTCGGCGGGCCGGTCGCCGGACGGGGAGTGCCCGCGGTGTCGCGAGTGGCGCCGGTTGTGCGGCACCTGCAGGCTGTGCACCAGATGCTGCCGCTGCAACGACGACTCCGGCCAGGACGACGGAGAGTCCTGGCAGTTCGGCGACGGCAACCGGGGCGGCGGCTCGAACCGGGACGGTTCCGGCGGTGACGGCTGGTTCGGCGGCCAGGGCGGCGGCCCCTCGGGCGGCTCCTCCGGCGGTTCGGGTGGCGGCCATGGGTCCGGAGGCTCCGGTGGTTCCGGAGGCGGCTCGGGTGACGGCTGCGGCGGCGGCGGTGGCTGCTGCAATCCGTGCAAGTGCTGCTGCGACTGCTGCGACTGA
- a CDS encoding PucR family transcriptional regulator — translation MSHAVRRASELVLDETTVTALRAALRTTADEVVQAIIDEVPPYANALSGRMGATIRRAVRTALGLYLDLASGKTTGGDAGEAAYELGRGEVRDGRSMDALLSAYRVGARVAWRGLAAGAVPAGLPAAQVAKFAELTFAYIDELSAASAAGHADELAARGRAHERHLEQLARDLVSGASPDVLVAAAGRAGWQPPVSLTAVLLPAAQARPAYRTLDPGTLVLDDLPDASGVLLVPDADRAHLLRRLPERTAVVGPARPWTRASASYARAVRARSLSCDIRDTEDHLPELVLSADADAFADLRARALAPLRTLQAASARRLEETLRAWLLHQGRRDEVAAALFVHPQTVRYRMSQLRELFPDLGSPHRVLELTLAVGLRAG, via the coding sequence GTGAGTCATGCAGTCCGGAGGGCCAGCGAACTGGTCCTGGATGAGACGACGGTCACCGCGCTTCGGGCCGCGTTGCGGACCACCGCCGACGAAGTCGTCCAGGCGATCATCGACGAGGTCCCGCCCTACGCCAACGCCCTGTCGGGCCGCATGGGCGCCACCATCCGCCGGGCCGTCCGCACCGCCCTGGGCCTCTACCTCGACCTCGCGAGCGGGAAGACCACGGGCGGCGACGCCGGCGAGGCGGCCTACGAGCTGGGCCGCGGCGAGGTCCGCGACGGCCGTTCGATGGACGCCCTGCTCAGCGCCTACCGGGTCGGCGCCCGCGTGGCCTGGCGAGGCCTGGCCGCAGGTGCCGTACCCGCAGGTCTGCCCGCCGCCCAGGTCGCCAAGTTCGCCGAGCTGACCTTCGCCTACATCGACGAGCTGTCCGCCGCGAGCGCCGCGGGCCACGCCGACGAACTGGCCGCGCGGGGCCGGGCCCACGAGCGCCACCTGGAACAGCTGGCCCGCGACCTCGTCTCCGGCGCGAGCCCGGACGTGCTCGTTGCCGCTGCCGGGCGGGCCGGGTGGCAGCCGCCGGTCTCCCTGACCGCGGTCCTGCTGCCCGCGGCCCAGGCCCGGCCGGCCTACCGCACGCTCGACCCGGGCACCCTCGTCCTCGACGACCTGCCGGACGCCTCCGGCGTGCTGCTCGTCCCCGACGCCGACCGGGCACATCTCCTGAGGCGGCTGCCCGAGCGCACCGCCGTGGTCGGCCCGGCCCGGCCGTGGACGCGTGCGTCCGCCTCGTACGCACGCGCCGTACGCGCGCGCTCCCTCTCCTGCGACATCCGCGACACCGAGGACCACCTGCCCGAGCTGGTGCTCAGCGCCGACGCGGACGCGTTCGCCGACCTGCGCGCCCGAGCCCTCGCACCGCTCCGGACCTTGCAGGCCGCGAGCGCGCGGCGGCTGGAGGAGACCTTGCGGGCGTGGCTGCTGCACCAGGGCAGGCGGGACGAGGTGGCGGCGGCGCTGTTCGTCCACCCGCAGACCGTCCGGTACCGGATGTCGCAGCTGCGGGAGCTGTTTCCGGACCTCGGATCACCGCACCGGGTCCTCGAACTGACGCTGGCGGTCGGTCTCCGGGCGGGCTGA
- a CDS encoding DUF305 domain-containing protein, whose translation MTSKRSPIRRAAALAAAATAALVLTACGGDDSGSAHAGHGASTAPSGSAAAGRADHNTADTVFAQGMIPHHQQAVEMAGLAATRAESAEVKTLAEEVRKAQDPEIGTLSGWLVSWGEKVPAADEGHGGHDMAGMMGAEEMRQLTASSGKAFDAAFLQMMVRHHEGAVAMARTEQADGAYRPAKDMAAAIITSQSAEITRMNTLLGRD comes from the coding sequence ATGACCAGCAAGCGTTCCCCGATCCGCCGCGCCGCGGCCCTGGCCGCGGCCGCCACCGCCGCACTCGTCCTCACCGCCTGTGGCGGCGACGACTCCGGCTCGGCCCATGCCGGGCACGGCGCCTCCACCGCGCCGTCCGGCTCCGCCGCGGCAGGGCGGGCCGACCACAACACCGCCGACACCGTCTTCGCCCAGGGGATGATCCCCCACCACCAGCAGGCCGTCGAGATGGCCGGCCTCGCCGCGACCCGCGCGGAGTCCGCGGAGGTGAAGACGCTCGCGGAGGAGGTCAGGAAGGCCCAGGACCCGGAGATCGGCACCCTCTCCGGCTGGCTGGTCTCCTGGGGCGAGAAGGTTCCCGCCGCGGACGAGGGCCACGGTGGACACGACATGGCCGGCATGATGGGCGCCGAGGAGATGCGGCAGCTCACGGCCTCCTCCGGCAAGGCCTTCGACGCCGCCTTCCTGCAGATGATGGTCAGGCATCACGAGGGCGCCGTCGCCATGGCCAGGACCGAGCAGGCCGACGGCGCGTACCGGCCCGCCAAGGACATGGCCGCGGCGATCATCACCTCCCAGAGTGCGGAGATCACCCGGATGAACACCCTGCTCGGCAGGGACTGA